The Thermoclostridium stercorarium subsp. stercorarium DSM 8532 genome contains a region encoding:
- a CDS encoding DUF1848 domain-containing protein, with protein sequence MIVSVSRRTDIPAFYSEWFFERLKEGYVLVRNPMNYHRISRIELNPEVVDCFVFMTKNPEKMLPKMYLLKDYNYYFLFTLTPYDNSIERNIPDKRKLIDTFKALSDMIGPDRVIWRYDPIILNDGITTDIQADYFGRLAKNLSRYTGRCIISFVDLYKCTLRNSSDLKLREITTDEMCRIAEAFSGIAATENIKIQTCAEKLDLSRFGIERGSCIDSKLIEKITGKPVNLKKDKNQRPECGCVESVDIGAYDTCLHSCVYCYAVHNHKTALKNYSGHNPKSPVLYGDIGPQDVIYERKITSNLSTRHNFEQLKFI encoded by the coding sequence ATGATAGTCAGTGTAAGCCGTCGAACAGACATTCCTGCCTTTTACAGCGAGTGGTTTTTTGAAAGGCTTAAGGAAGGGTACGTGCTTGTAAGGAATCCGATGAACTATCATCGGATAAGCAGGATTGAACTTAATCCCGAAGTTGTTGACTGTTTCGTTTTCATGACAAAAAACCCTGAAAAAATGTTGCCCAAAATGTACCTGTTAAAAGATTATAATTACTACTTTCTTTTTACTCTGACTCCGTATGATAACAGTATTGAAAGAAACATACCTGATAAAAGGAAATTAATAGACACATTTAAGGCGCTGTCTGACATGATAGGTCCCGACAGGGTAATATGGCGTTATGATCCTATAATTCTAAACGACGGTATAACCACTGACATTCAAGCCGATTACTTCGGCCGTCTTGCGAAAAATTTAAGCCGGTATACCGGCAGGTGTATAATCAGCTTTGTTGATTTATACAAATGCACGCTCAGAAATTCGTCAGACCTTAAATTAAGAGAAATAACCACCGATGAAATGTGCAGAATTGCCGAAGCCTTTTCCGGAATTGCCGCAACCGAAAACATAAAGATTCAGACATGTGCTGAGAAACTCGACCTCTCGCGTTTTGGCATAGAACGCGGAAGCTGCATTGACAGCAAACTGATTGAAAAAATAACAGGAAAACCTGTTAATTTAAAAAAAGACAAAAACCAGCGCCCTGAATGCGGATGCGTGGAGAGCGTTGACATCGGCGCTTATGACACATGCCTCCATTCCTGCGTTTACTGCTATGCGGTTCACAACCACAAAACAGCGTTGAAAAATTACTCAGGGCATAATCCCAAATCCCCCGTTCTGTACGGTGATATAGGACCGCAGGACGTCATATATGAACGAAAAATAACAAGTAACCTTTCCACACGACATAACTTTGAACAGTTAAAGTTCATATGA
- the pyk gene encoding pyruvate kinase: protein MRRTKIICTLGPACESEEILRELVLAGMDVARMNFSHGSYEEHKRRIDMLKKIREETGRPVALLLDTKGPEIRTGKFKNGSATLSEGDSFVLTHDDILGDEHKVSVSYKGLYKDVKKGDRILIDDGLIELEVTAITGKDIHCVVLNGGVLGNNKGINVPGVDINLPSVTQQDIEDIKFGIENDVDFIAASFVRKADDVIEIRKILDKYNGQDIKIISKIENRQGVNNIDEILLASDGIMVARGDLGVEIPVEEVPVVQKMLIEKCFRSGKPVITATQMLDSMIRNPRPTRAEASDVANAIYDGTSAIMLSGETASGKYPVEALKTMSKIAEKAESSIDYWKRFMNTQHEMLPTITNAISHATCTTAMDLKASAIITVTKSGHTARMISRFRPECPIIATTVSPKVQRQLSLCWGVVPFLVSEAKSTDEMFDTGVQKALESGLVKHGDLTVITAGVPIGVSGTTNILKVQLVGKVLVKGTGIGTGVITGELCVAKTADELKRKYAKGNIIVVPYTTNEMLPMIKSASALIVEESGTNNHAAIVGLALDIPVIVGAQNATSLLKSGCVVTVDAERGIVHNENLMPCSLE from the coding sequence ATGCGCAGAACTAAAATTATTTGTACCCTTGGTCCCGCATGCGAAAGTGAAGAAATCTTACGTGAGCTTGTTCTTGCGGGCATGGATGTAGCCAGGATGAATTTTTCCCATGGCTCATATGAGGAACACAAACGCAGGATTGACATGCTGAAAAAAATCAGGGAAGAAACAGGACGTCCAGTGGCGTTGCTGCTTGACACAAAAGGGCCTGAAATTCGCACGGGTAAGTTTAAAAACGGCTCTGCCACCCTTTCCGAAGGGGATAGCTTTGTATTGACCCATGATGATATCCTTGGTGACGAGCATAAGGTATCGGTATCATACAAAGGATTGTACAAGGATGTTAAAAAAGGTGACCGAATCCTTATAGATGACGGGCTGATAGAACTGGAAGTAACAGCCATTACAGGGAAGGACATTCACTGTGTTGTTTTAAACGGCGGCGTATTGGGCAATAACAAGGGAATCAATGTCCCGGGAGTGGATATTAACCTTCCGTCCGTTACCCAGCAGGATATAGAGGACATCAAGTTTGGTATTGAAAATGACGTTGATTTTATTGCTGCTTCTTTTGTACGCAAAGCCGATGATGTAATTGAAATCAGAAAAATCCTGGATAAATACAACGGTCAGGATATTAAAATCATATCCAAAATTGAAAACCGCCAGGGAGTAAACAATATCGACGAAATCCTTCTTGCTTCGGACGGAATTATGGTTGCCCGCGGCGATTTGGGCGTTGAAATCCCCGTGGAAGAAGTTCCCGTTGTCCAGAAAATGCTTATTGAGAAATGTTTCCGCAGCGGTAAACCTGTTATTACCGCCACTCAAATGCTTGACTCGATGATACGCAACCCAAGACCCACCCGTGCGGAAGCCAGTGACGTAGCCAATGCCATTTACGATGGTACAAGCGCAATTATGCTTTCGGGAGAAACCGCATCAGGAAAATACCCGGTTGAAGCTCTTAAAACGATGTCGAAAATAGCCGAAAAAGCAGAAAGTTCAATAGACTACTGGAAGCGTTTCATGAACACGCAGCATGAAATGCTCCCTACGATTACCAACGCAATAAGCCATGCCACATGCACAACCGCGATGGATCTGAAAGCATCGGCAATTATTACGGTAACAAAATCAGGACATACCGCGCGCATGATTTCACGTTTCAGGCCCGAATGTCCCATTATTGCCACTACCGTCAGCCCAAAGGTTCAACGCCAGCTGTCTCTGTGCTGGGGCGTGGTTCCGTTCCTGGTCAGCGAAGCGAAATCCACCGATGAGATGTTTGATACAGGCGTACAGAAAGCTTTGGAATCAGGTCTTGTAAAACACGGCGACCTGACCGTAATAACTGCCGGTGTGCCCATAGGAGTAAGCGGTACGACTAACATTCTGAAAGTACAGCTTGTAGGCAAAGTACTTGTGAAAGGAACGGGTATTGGGACAGGCGTGATTACCGGCGAGTTATGCGTTGCCAAAACTGCCGATGAACTGAAAAGGAAATACGCAAAAGGCAACATTATTGTAGTGCCGTATACCACAAATGAAATGCTTCCGATGATAAAAAGCGCTTCAGCGCTAATTGTTGAGGAAAGCGGCACAAACAATCACGCCGCTATCGTCGGTCTGGCACTGGACATACCGGTTATTGTAGGTGCACAGAATGCCACAAGCCTGTTGAAAAGCGGATGTGTAGTTACCGTAGACGCAGAACGCGGAATTGTTCACAACGAAAACTTAATGCCATGCAGTCTGGAATAA
- a CDS encoding vWA domain-containing protein has translation MNKDLTEIIFLLDRSGSMAGLESETIGGFNAFIEKQKEIPGETIITAVLFDDRYEILWNGVNIKDIKLTDKEYYVRGMTALLDAVGKTILDVHNRILKTKKSKRPGRVIFVITTDGMENSSREFTYETVKQLIKRQREKYNWEFIFLGANIDVVKEAGSIGINRNDAYGFEASQNGIKQMYEVVNEKVRNKKKNSNYLI, from the coding sequence GTGAACAAAGATTTGACCGAAATAATTTTTCTTCTTGACAGAAGCGGTTCCATGGCAGGCCTTGAAAGCGAAACAATAGGAGGTTTCAATGCTTTTATTGAAAAACAAAAGGAAATACCGGGAGAGACGATTATAACGGCGGTACTGTTCGACGATCGGTACGAAATTCTTTGGAACGGAGTGAATATAAAAGATATAAAGCTTACCGACAAGGAGTATTATGTCAGGGGAATGACCGCGCTGCTCGATGCCGTCGGAAAAACAATTTTGGATGTTCACAACAGAATCTTAAAAACCAAGAAAAGCAAACGCCCCGGAAGGGTGATTTTTGTCATTACAACTGACGGTATGGAAAACTCAAGCAGGGAATTCACGTACGAAACGGTAAAACAGCTTATTAAGCGGCAAAGGGAAAAATACAACTGGGAATTCATATTTCTTGGCGCCAACATCGACGTGGTTAAGGAAGCGGGCAGTATTGGGATTAACCGCAATGATGCGTATGGCTTTGAAGCTTCTCAGAACGGTATAAAACAAATGTATGAGGTTGTTAATGAAAAAGTGAGAAATAAAAAGAAAAACTCCAACTATTTAATTTAA
- a CDS encoding helix-turn-helix domain-containing protein, producing the protein MLSEKVLDELQSFIYKNFQSFKVSESVPYTVSEPFHQELENFIEENIKPSFSQTLMKFIEKKGLTASQVYRKAGIDRRHFSKIRSNNEYKPGKNTVICLALALELNMNETNELLASAGYSLSKSELSDLIILFCIQKKIYKIEDINEALMHFGLKPIGRVIEK; encoded by the coding sequence ATGCTTTCCGAAAAAGTGCTTGATGAACTGCAGTCATTTATATACAAAAACTTCCAATCATTTAAGGTTTCCGAAAGTGTGCCATATACAGTGTCAGAACCGTTTCATCAGGAACTGGAAAACTTTATTGAGGAAAACATAAAACCTTCTTTCAGTCAGACACTTATGAAATTTATTGAAAAAAAGGGACTGACCGCTTCCCAGGTTTACAGAAAAGCGGGCATTGATCGCAGACATTTTTCAAAAATACGCTCAAATAATGAATACAAACCAGGCAAAAACACGGTTATCTGCCTGGCGTTAGCCCTTGAGCTGAACATGAACGAAACCAACGAACTGCTGGCTTCTGCGGGATATTCCTTATCGAAAAGCGAACTGTCGGATCTTATAATCCTTTTCTGCATACAAAAAAAGATATACAAAATAGAAGACATAAACGAGGCTCTTATGCATTTCGGATTAAAGCCCATTGGCCGTGTTATTGAGAAATAA
- a CDS encoding IS256 family transposase: protein MDKNTYYETVKNMAVEKVLNQYCSDSDPSRPALKKLLEDLLDWFMLSERQIYLLKNENDKGNGFYDRKLGTPMGNLDISVPRTRTGDFRPHILPEPYKRVDESYTDLLMSLVVNGYSESSLLNTLKSLNLPYSDDELNKIKDDLKSELDLFKQRELPESVFALLIDAYHCEIKDGSKVKKAACYIILGVDMEGKKDIFGLYTFFGKENRADWNKVFEDLINRGLKRVLVVVSDDFPGIIETVKAVYPYADHQLCFVHLQRNIRKYMTKADAAEFNKELDKIKFASSFDEAVQKFYDLCSKFKSKYSRYMNILMEKAEHYMAFIKYPESLRKHVYTTNSVESINSLVEKIRIRSGGYFNSVEVLEINIYLQRENLRRTKWKKAVPMINAHIYEIQQIFQLRYFNQTQNS from the coding sequence ATGGATAAAAATACCTATTATGAAACAGTCAAAAATATGGCGGTTGAAAAAGTATTAAACCAGTATTGCTCTGATTCAGATCCATCACGCCCTGCCCTCAAAAAGTTGCTGGAGGATTTGCTCGACTGGTTTATGTTGTCTGAACGCCAAATCTATCTCTTGAAAAACGAGAACGACAAAGGCAACGGCTTTTATGATAGAAAACTTGGTACACCTATGGGTAACCTGGACATCTCTGTCCCAAGAACTCGCACTGGCGATTTCAGACCCCACATCCTACCTGAACCGTATAAAAGGGTGGATGAATCCTATACAGACCTTCTTATGTCCCTTGTTGTCAACGGTTATTCAGAATCTTCTCTCTTAAATACCCTCAAAAGCCTCAACCTTCCTTACTCTGATGATGAACTCAACAAAATCAAAGATGACCTAAAAAGTGAATTAGACCTTTTCAAACAACGGGAATTACCCGAATCGGTGTTTGCTTTATTAATCGATGCTTATCATTGTGAGATAAAAGACGGCTCAAAAGTGAAGAAAGCCGCATGCTACATAATCCTTGGCGTTGATATGGAAGGTAAGAAAGACATCTTTGGCCTTTACACCTTCTTCGGCAAAGAAAACAGAGCCGATTGGAACAAGGTCTTTGAAGACTTGATAAACCGCGGTCTTAAACGAGTTTTAGTGGTTGTAAGTGATGATTTCCCAGGTATTATCGAGACCGTCAAAGCTGTATATCCATATGCTGATCATCAGCTCTGTTTTGTACACCTTCAGAGAAATATCCGCAAATACATGACCAAAGCTGATGCCGCAGAATTCAATAAAGAACTCGATAAAATAAAATTTGCTTCTTCCTTTGATGAAGCTGTTCAAAAGTTTTATGACCTTTGCAGTAAATTTAAGAGTAAATATAGCCGATATATGAACATTCTCATGGAGAAAGCAGAACATTATATGGCTTTCATTAAATACCCCGAATCCTTGAGGAAGCATGTTTATACTACCAACAGTGTAGAGAGTATCAACAGTCTAGTTGAAAAAATTCGGATAAGATCGGGTGGTTACTTTAACTCTGTCGAAGTATTGGAAATTAACATATATTTACAGAGGGAGAACTTGAGGCGGACAAAATGGAAAAAAGCGGTACCAATGATAAATGCTCACATTTATGAAATACAACAAATTTTCCAGTTACGTTACTTTAATCAGACACAAAATTCTTGA
- a CDS encoding M48 family metallopeptidase, translating to MSNINIDGIEIEVIRKKIKNMHLYVLPPDGRVRITAPLRVKESVIRNFAVSKLNWIKKHRAKYREYKAGPLKRFVSGEIHYYQGREYFLNVIYTNNRQRVELCEEKGEINLYVRENSNAEQRKKILTEWYRNKLKERLPDLIARWEKVMGVNVRSFGVKLMKTRWGTCNPATGRIWINLELAKMAPEYLEYIVVHEMTHLIERYHNKRFYAFMDMFLPGWRKLRKELKALPVISQ from the coding sequence ATGAGCAATATTAATATTGACGGGATTGAAATTGAAGTAATAAGGAAAAAAATTAAAAACATGCATTTGTACGTGCTGCCGCCCGACGGAAGGGTACGCATTACTGCGCCTTTAAGGGTGAAGGAAAGCGTCATCAGAAATTTTGCGGTCTCAAAACTTAACTGGATAAAAAAACACCGTGCAAAATACCGGGAGTACAAAGCAGGTCCCCTTAAAAGATTTGTTTCAGGAGAAATACATTATTATCAGGGCAGGGAGTATTTTCTGAACGTTATATATACGAACAACAGGCAAAGAGTTGAGTTGTGCGAGGAAAAAGGGGAGATAAATCTTTACGTCCGCGAAAACAGCAATGCTGAACAGAGAAAGAAGATACTCACCGAATGGTACCGGAACAAGCTTAAAGAACGGCTTCCGGATTTAATCGCCAGGTGGGAAAAAGTAATGGGGGTTAATGTCAGGAGTTTTGGCGTTAAGCTGATGAAAACCAGATGGGGAACGTGCAATCCCGCTACAGGCAGGATATGGATTAATCTTGAACTGGCAAAAATGGCCCCTGAATATCTTGAATACATAGTGGTACATGAAATGACACATCTTATTGAAAGATACCACAATAAAAGGTTTTATGCATTTATGGACATGTTTTTGCCCGGATGGCGGAAATTAAGAAAGGAACTGAAGGCTTTACCGGTTATTTCTCAATAA
- a CDS encoding putative Ig domain-containing protein, translating to MNSIKTSFFILFLLITTLMYISGSFAVTYKYDDLDRLVEVVYDDGTTVKYTYDAAGNILKVEVTEPLKLQPIGDKTVNAGQLLTFTVSVTGNDNKKVIFAAYNLPEGAKFDTETGVFSWTPALKQVGVHKGIRFEALVGDIVLVEEITITVKGVNTPVGENVEVIDENSGTTVIFEKVHTPGATTVTVHNELPAGISSIVNTFPVYYNIETNAGFTGKARVKLKYDIRGFEENENDIRLYQFKDGKTIDITSPVNPGVGGNPDTKEKTIEGAVEHFCFFGIGIPNRAPVANAGDDKTFETRSDDGVKVTLDGSLSYDPDASLKGLREPDLNPDGRNIVRYKWTGPFGEAEGVKPNVVMPPGIWECRLIVSDGWLESEDTVIIHVKKITENGSSSGDSGKSNNNNDSGDKNIGEKEWDIGKQDKVYSSFPYAVFSGSGKIPLSVYGLDIEISGDIHTNNNFLFHGFNFSVDGICKAAGEIVTLGKHINVKNRQAGAEFIGMPEWADDIKSEILKNGIRYFANKSYSGSRASITAPLAVDGDVTINCESLDISAGIFATGGISLNVSRLKGIEGGKIVICSEKGNIEINASKFELNGLIYAPKGTVVINAGEFILSGHIIADTIIKNEISK from the coding sequence ATGAACAGCATTAAAACATCTTTTTTTATATTATTTTTGCTTATTACCACATTAATGTATATCTCAGGCAGTTTTGCGGTTACATACAAATATGATGATTTAGACAGGCTTGTGGAAGTGGTATACGATGACGGCACAACGGTAAAATATACATACGACGCCGCAGGAAATATACTGAAGGTGGAAGTAACCGAACCGCTTAAACTTCAGCCGATAGGGGACAAAACGGTTAATGCCGGTCAGTTACTGACTTTTACGGTAAGTGTTACAGGGAATGATAATAAAAAAGTAATTTTCGCGGCATATAATTTACCGGAAGGTGCAAAGTTTGACACGGAAACGGGAGTATTTTCATGGACGCCTGCTCTTAAACAGGTAGGAGTTCACAAGGGCATCAGGTTCGAAGCTTTAGTAGGCGATATTGTTCTTGTTGAAGAGATAACTATTACGGTAAAAGGAGTGAATACTCCTGTTGGTGAAAATGTTGAAGTTATTGATGAGAACAGCGGGACGACAGTTATTTTTGAAAAAGTGCATACACCGGGTGCTACAACCGTTACAGTTCATAATGAACTGCCTGCCGGCATATCTTCGATAGTGAATACGTTCCCTGTATATTATAACATTGAAACTAATGCCGGATTTACAGGTAAGGCGCGGGTAAAACTTAAATATGACATAAGAGGATTTGAGGAAAATGAAAATGATATAAGGCTATACCAGTTCAAGGACGGTAAGACAATAGACATAACCTCTCCGGTAAACCCGGGGGTGGGAGGTAACCCTGACACAAAAGAGAAAACCATAGAAGGGGCAGTTGAACATTTTTGTTTCTTTGGAATAGGCATTCCGAACAGGGCTCCGGTTGCAAATGCAGGAGACGATAAAACATTTGAAACCCGTTCCGATGATGGTGTAAAAGTAACGCTGGACGGCTCGTTGTCGTATGATCCGGACGCTTCTTTAAAAGGATTAAGGGAACCTGATCTCAACCCTGACGGAAGAAACATTGTGAGATACAAGTGGACAGGCCCTTTCGGGGAAGCGGAAGGAGTCAAACCTAATGTAGTCATGCCCCCGGGGATATGGGAATGCAGGCTTATCGTAAGTGACGGGTGGCTTGAATCAGAGGATACGGTTATTATACATGTCAAAAAGATAACGGAGAATGGTAGCAGTAGCGGGGACAGTGGGAAGAGTAACAACAATAATGACAGCGGTGATAAAAATATCGGAGAAAAAGAATGGGACATTGGTAAACAGGACAAGGTTTACAGCAGTTTCCCTTATGCCGTGTTTTCGGGAAGCGGTAAAATTCCCCTTTCAGTATACGGTTTGGACATAGAAATATCCGGAGATATCCACACAAACAATAATTTTCTGTTCCATGGCTTTAATTTTTCGGTGGACGGTATTTGCAAAGCAGCTGGTGAAATCGTGACATTAGGGAAACACATAAACGTTAAAAACAGGCAGGCCGGTGCGGAATTTATTGGAATGCCTGAATGGGCGGATGATATAAAATCAGAAATATTGAAAAACGGAATACGTTATTTTGCAAATAAGAGCTATAGCGGCAGTCGGGCAAGTATAACAGCGCCTTTGGCTGTTGACGGGGATGTAACAATTAATTGTGAGTCGTTAGATATCTCAGCAGGAATTTTTGCAACCGGCGGCATATCTTTAAATGTCTCCCGGCTCAAAGGCATTGAAGGTGGGAAAATTGTAATATGTTCTGAAAAGGGAAACATTGAAATAAATGCTTCGAAATTTGAGTTAAACGGGCTGATTTATGCACCGAAGGGAACGGTTGTAATAAATGCAGGAGAGTTCATACTGAGCGGACACATCATTGCGGACACCATAATTAAAAACGAAATATCAAAATAA
- a CDS encoding nucleoside hydrolase, with the protein MKHRFDIPDTKKIRLIIDTDAKNEADDQFAIVHALLTPRFIVKGIIAAHFGTQRTAKSMQESYEECVKILELMDLTSEVKVYHGAEAKIPDEHTPMPSESADLIIREAMSDSDKPLYVIFLGPLTDLASAYLKEPAIENRLTAIWIGGGAWPNGEREFNLGNDIDAANVVMRSNIPLWQVPRNVYTTMRVSLAVKVKPYGKIGEYLFRQLYDLNFKLKDNMRFPKGEMWSLGDSPAVSLLLDPHEYHYEMKPAPRITPDMRYVHYQNERFIGVYNYVDPRFTLEDFFAKLKLHYGE; encoded by the coding sequence TTGAAACACCGGTTTGACATTCCCGATACCAAAAAAATAAGGCTGATTATTGACACCGATGCCAAAAACGAGGCCGACGACCAGTTTGCCATTGTGCATGCGTTACTTACGCCGAGATTTATTGTTAAAGGTATAATTGCGGCTCATTTTGGCACTCAGCGCACGGCGAAATCCATGCAGGAAAGTTATGAGGAATGTGTTAAAATACTTGAACTTATGGATTTGACCAGTGAGGTTAAAGTATATCACGGGGCCGAAGCAAAGATCCCCGATGAACATACGCCAATGCCTTCGGAAAGTGCCGACCTGATTATCCGCGAGGCCATGTCTGACAGTGATAAGCCGTTATATGTGATATTCCTCGGCCCGCTAACAGATTTGGCTTCGGCTTACCTGAAAGAGCCCGCCATTGAAAACAGGCTTACGGCGATATGGATTGGTGGCGGTGCGTGGCCAAATGGCGAAAGGGAATTTAACCTTGGCAATGACATCGACGCCGCAAACGTTGTAATGCGTTCAAACATACCGTTATGGCAGGTACCGCGTAATGTTTACACCACAATGAGGGTAAGCCTGGCGGTGAAGGTAAAGCCTTACGGCAAAATCGGCGAATATTTATTCCGGCAGCTTTATGATTTGAATTTTAAATTGAAAGACAATATGCGCTTTCCAAAAGGAGAAATGTGGAGTCTTGGAGACTCGCCGGCGGTAAGCCTGCTTTTGGATCCGCACGAGTATCATTATGAAATGAAGCCTGCGCCGCGAATAACGCCGGACATGCGGTATGTGCATTACCAGAATGAACGGTTTATAGGTGTTTATAATTACGTCGATCCGCGCTTTACACTGGAAGATTTTTTTGCTAAGCTAAAGTTGCATTATGGGGAATAA
- the thiC gene encoding phosphomethylpyrimidine synthase ThiC, whose amino-acid sequence MYTTQMDAARKGIITDEMRTVARKEGVSAEKIRELVACGRVVIPANRNHKGLDPAGIGEGLRTKINVNIGISRDCRNFDIELEKARTAIDLKTDSIMDLSSYGKTHEFRKKLIEMSPVMIGTVPVYDVTGFYNKELDKISADEFFNVVEQHAKDGVDFMTVHAGINRETARRFKQNQRLTNIVSRGGALLFAWMELTGRENPFYEQFDRLLEICEKYDVTISLGDALRPGSINDSTDAAQIHELIVLGELTRRAWERNVQVMIEGPGHMAMNEIAPNVVLEKRLCHGAPFYVLGPLVTDIAPGYDHITAAIGGAIAASCGADFLCYVTPAEHLRLPDINDMKEGIIAARIAAHAADIAKGISGAREWDYKMSEARRNLDWNCMFELALDPEKPRRYRENSIPENDDTCTMCGNMCAVKNMNRILKGENIDIL is encoded by the coding sequence ATGTATACGACGCAAATGGACGCTGCCAGAAAAGGTATTATAACCGACGAAATGAGAACTGTTGCAAGAAAAGAAGGGGTGTCTGCCGAAAAAATCCGGGAACTTGTTGCCTGCGGAAGGGTGGTCATACCTGCGAACAGAAATCATAAAGGCCTTGACCCGGCAGGGATCGGTGAAGGGCTTAGAACCAAAATAAATGTTAACATAGGTATTTCGCGGGACTGCCGTAATTTTGACATTGAGCTTGAGAAGGCAAGAACGGCGATTGATTTAAAAACCGACTCAATAATGGATTTAAGTTCCTACGGCAAAACGCATGAATTCAGAAAAAAACTTATAGAAATGTCTCCGGTAATGATAGGAACGGTGCCTGTATATGACGTGACAGGCTTTTACAATAAGGAACTTGATAAAATTTCCGCCGACGAATTTTTCAATGTGGTTGAACAGCACGCAAAAGACGGTGTGGACTTTATGACCGTTCATGCAGGAATAAACAGGGAAACGGCGCGGCGTTTTAAGCAAAACCAAAGGCTTACAAACATTGTATCAAGAGGAGGGGCATTATTGTTTGCGTGGATGGAACTGACCGGAAGGGAAAACCCGTTTTATGAGCAGTTCGACAGGCTTTTGGAAATATGTGAAAAGTATGATGTAACAATTAGTCTCGGTGATGCGTTAAGGCCAGGAAGTATAAATGATTCAACTGATGCCGCGCAGATTCATGAACTTATTGTCCTGGGAGAGCTGACGAGAAGGGCATGGGAAAGGAATGTGCAGGTAATGATTGAAGGGCCTGGGCATATGGCAATGAATGAGATTGCACCCAATGTAGTTCTGGAAAAAAGGCTTTGCCATGGTGCGCCGTTTTACGTCCTTGGCCCGCTGGTCACTGATATAGCGCCCGGATACGATCACATCACCGCGGCAATTGGAGGGGCAATTGCGGCATCATGCGGTGCGGACTTTTTGTGTTATGTCACTCCTGCCGAACACCTGCGGCTTCCGGATATTAACGATATGAAAGAGGGTATTATTGCTGCAAGAATAGCAGCTCATGCCGCAGACATTGCCAAAGGTATAAGTGGGGCAAGAGAATGGGACTATAAAATGAGCGAGGCAAGGAGAAACCTTGACTGGAATTGCATGTTCGAACTTGCCCTGGATCCCGAAAAGCCGCGGAGATACAGGGAAAACTCAATCCCTGAGAATGATGATACCTGTACGATGTGCGGAAATATGTGCGCGGTAAAAAATATGAACAGAATACTAAAGGGTGAAAATATCGATATCCTGTAA